The sequence CAGCGAGACGCGGGTGACGCCCAGCCGGGGGGCCGCCTGGAGGGCCGCCACGATGAGGAGTTCGTTCATGCCGGGGTCCGCCGAGCGGTCGCGGCGCATGAGGTCCAGGGAGACTCCGTCCACGCCCCAGGGCACGAAGTGGAGCACGGCCTTCAGGTCGCCGTAGGGGCCGGGCCCGGCGCTGGTCCACCCGTCCCCGGTCGTCCGTCCGGCCCCGGCCGTCGTTCCGTCCGCGGCTCCGCCGGGGCCGGATGTCCGGGCGGAGCCCCGTCGCGCCGGACCCTCCACCCGGTGCGCCGTCGCGATGAGACAGTCGCCGTCCGCCGGGTCGCCGACGCGGCCGAGCGCCATGGAGAAACCGCGCTCGGTGTCCGTGCCGCGCCAGTCCTCCGCGGCCCTGCGGATCCGGTCCAGCTCGCCCTCGCCGAGGTCACGGATGCGCCGGACCCGGGTCTCGTAACCAGCCCGCTCGATGCGCTTCACCATCTGGCGCACGTTCCGCATCGCGCGCCCGGCCAGGGAGAAATCCGCGACGTCCACCACCGCCTCGTCGCCCAGTTCGAGGGCGTCGAGGCCGGTCTCGCGGGTCCAGACCTCGCCGCCCGTCTCGGAGCAGCCCATGACGGCGGGCGTCCAGGAGTGGGCCCTCGCCTCGTCCATGAAGCGCTCGATGGCGCCCGGCCAGGCCTCGACGTCGCCGATCGGGTCGCCGCTGGCGAGCATCACGCCGGAGACGACGCGGTAGGTCACGGCCGCCTTTCCGCTGGGGGAGAAGACGACCGCCTTGTCGCGGCGGAGCGCGAAGTGGCCGAGCGAGTCACGACCGCCGTGCTTGTCCAGCAGGGCGCGCAGACGCGTCTCGTCGTCCTCGGTGAGGCGCGCGGCCGGGTGTTCGGGGCGGAAGGCCAGGTAGATCGTGGTCACAGCGGTCAGCAGGCCGAGCGCGCCGAGGGAGAAGGCCACCGTCCAGGACGTGGTGCCCGTGTAGTCGAGGGGCCCTTCCAGACCGAACAGGCCGTACAGCACATGCTCGATACGGTCCGCGAGGCTCGGGTCGCCGACCATGCGGTGGGGGTGGACGCTGACGATGACCAGGCCGAGGGCGAGTGAACCGGCGCCCATGAGGACGAAGTTGGCGAGCGCCCGCCAGCGGCTGCGCGGGTCGGGCAGCGCCGTGAACTCGCCGCGGTGCCGCAGCAGCGGGGCGAGCAGCGCGAGCGAGACGAGGACGCCGATGAGCGAGTGCCGGTACGTGAACTGAGCGAGGGCACCCGCCGGGAGCAGTACCACCGCGGCCCGCCACGCCCGCCGCTTGCGCCGGCGCAGACCGTGGGCCAGGAGCAGCAGCAGGACGCCCGCGCTGAGCGACAGGGCGGCGGCGAACGGGCCGAGCGCGCCCGGCAGTACCTCCGCGAGCGTGTGCATACGGCTGTGGCGGAAGCGCGGGAAGACACCCGCGGCGATGTCCAGGACTCCTACGAGCGTGCAGGCTCTGGCGACCAGTGCGGGGACGGCCTCGCCGCGCGGACCGCGGAGCACGCCCCGCAGGCGCCCCGTCCGTTCCGGAACCTCGCCCGACTTTTCGCCATCTATCCTGACAGACATCGCATCCCGTGGTTCTGCGAGAGACCTTGAATCCGGTGCCAATCCGGCATCCGGCGACATTGCGCCCTCTAGGACGGTGTCTTGAGGAGCCAGGTTCACTCCCGTGCGGAAAACCGCTCCAAAGGGCAAGGAAAGACCGGGGCAAGTCGCCGTGAAGGAAGCGGTGTCGGCCACCGGTCGGAAAGCGCAGGCAGGAACAGCCCATGGGTCTCACGAGCAACAAGGTGCTGGCACTGGTGGTCCTCGTCGCCGTGCTGCTGTTCGTCGGCACGGTGTGGTTCTGGCCGCTGCTCGCGCGTCGCGGCTGGCGTGCCGTGTCGGGGCGGATCGCCCTGCTGACGGCCACTCAGGTCGCGGTCTTCGTGTCGGTCGGCCTCGGCGCCAACCAGGCCTTCGGCTTCTACGCGAGCTGGGCCGACCTCTTCGGCCGGGAGTCAGGGCAGGGCGTGGTGGTCGACCACGACCCCGGGGACGCGGCCGGGCCGCTCGAAGTGGTCGGCACGCGGCAGGTCAACGTGTCCGGCGGGGCGCGGCCGCAGATCGGCGGTCAGCTCCAGAAGGTCGACCTGGTGGGCCGGCGGACGCACATCGCCAGTCCCGCGTACGTCTATCTGCCGCCGGAGTACTTCCAGCCGCAGTACCGCACCCGGACCTTCCCGGCCGCTGTCGTGCTCACCGGCTATCCGGGCACCGCGGAGGCGCTCATCAAGGGCCTGCACTATCCGCAGACCGCCCACGCGCTGGCCAAGGACGGCCGGATGCAGCCGATGATCCTGGTCATGATGCGGCCGACCGTCGCGCCGCCGCGCGACACCGAGTGCGTGGACGTGCCCGGCGGGCCGCGGACCGAGTCGTTCTTCGCCGAGGACGTCCCCGACGCCGTGTCACATCACTACAGGGTGGGCGCAAAACCCGGCAGCTGGGGCATCGTCGGTGACTCGACGGGCGGCTACTGCGCGCTCAAGCTCGCGATCCACCACCCGAGAACGTACGCCGCCGGGGCGGGCCTCTCCCCGTACTACCGGCCGCCGACCGACCCCACGACGGGCGATCTCTTCCACGGGGACGAGGAGTTGCGCGACAGCGCCGACCTGATGTGGTTCCTCAAGCACCGGCCCGCGCCCAACACCTCGCTGCTCGTCAGCAGCAGCAGGCAGGGCGAGAGCAACTACCAGGAGACGCTGAGGTTCATCGACCTGGTCGGGGCGAAGAAGCCGACCCGGATCTCGTCGATCATCCTCGACAGCGGCGGGCACAACTTCAACACCTGGCGGCGCGAGATCCCGGCGACCCTCCAGTGGCTCAGCGGGCGGCTGAGCGACCGCTGAGCGGCCTTTCCGCCCAGGACATTGCGCGGTCCTTCCGCCGAGGACACCGCGCGGCCTTCCGCCGAGGACCCTGAGCGGCCGGCGGCCGAGGGCGCCGACGGTTCCGTACTCGAATACGCGGTGGAGTTCGCGGAATTCACCGGGCCGAAGATTCTTTCGGATCTCGGGAAGTGCGGTGGCAAGACCGGGATCGCGGCCGGTGGTGAATGCGCGGAGCTTGATCGAGAAGTGGCAAGCCGGCCACGTGGGAGCCGGCCTCGAATAGGCGGACGGCGGGCGGACCGTGTGTGGCCCGTGCGAGCGCTGGTGACAGGCCCAAGTGGCGGTCCGGGAGCGGCCGGTGCGGGGATTGTCCGGTGAAGGGGCGGTGAGAAGGTTTCGGTGTGGCTGCGTTTTTGCCATGCGGGGCACCATCATTCGCCTACGCGCGGTAAGTTTCTGGCCATGCCACGAGGACGTCACCGCCATTCCCCACCTCTGCACCGGCTGTTGCCCCCCTCGGCGATCGCAGGCGTATCAGCCGTCTGCGCCGTTGGGCCATGGCTGTTCTCCGAACCGTGGGTGCTCCGAGGTCTGGCCGCGGGCGCCGCGGTGACGGCTGTCGTGGGCGCGATCGTCATGCGCCGCTGGGACGCGTCGGCGGGCATGCGCGTCGCGGACCTCGCGCGCGGGCGTGCGAGCGACGAGTGGCGTCACGAGGAGCGGGTCGCCGAACTTGAGAGCGATCTGGACGAGTCGCGCGAGCTGCGTACCAAGCTGGAGCAACGGCTGCGTGCCAAGCGGGCCGAGCTGGCCGGGCTGCGCAACGAACACGCCGCGCTGCTGCGGCGGTACGCCACGGCGGAGACCGAGCGGGCCACCGCGCTGGAGGGCCGCCGGCTCCTCGAGATAGAGGCCGCTCCGGCCCCGGAGTCGCCCGACACGGCCTCGACGGCCGAGGAGACGACTCCTGAGGGATCCGGAGCCACGGCTTCCGAGGAGACGGTGCCCGAGGCGACGGCGGCGACGGTCCAGGCGGCCCTCGCGGCGTCCTCCGCGGCCTCGGTCCTCTATGTGAAGGCCAACGCGGCGCTGGACCGGCTCACGGGAGCCGTCAAGGCCCGCGCGGCCGAGGACGCGGCTCCGGCCGGCGACCCGTCCGAGGACGGGCCCACGGCCGAGTCCGAGGACGCCACCCCCGCCGAGGCGGCAGCTTCGGAGGAAGCGGCTCCGGAGGAAGCGGCTTCGGAGAAGTCCGGCCCGGCGTCGGCCGACTCTCCGACGGACGGATCCATAGCCGCCGAAGCCGAAACCGAAGTCCAAGCCGAAGCCGAAGTCCAAGCCGAGGCTGACGAGGGCACCGGTGCCGGCGCCGCTGAGGACGACGCCGCGGCAGCCGCCCCCGGGACGGCCGACTCCCGGTCCGCCCAGGCCGGTTCGGCGCAGGCAGACGCAGCTTCGACGCGGGCGGGCACGGCGACGAACGGCACGGCGTCCGACGGTCCGGCCCCGGACGACCCGGACACCGGCGGCCCCGCGCCGACCACGCCCCCCAAGGGCGGCCCCGTCAAGCGGACCCCCGCGAAGGGCGGTGCCCGGAAGGGTTCGCCGTCGCCGGGCGGCCCCGGCAAGGGCGCGCCCCGGCCGGGCGGTACCCCGAAGGCCGCCGCCGCTTCCGCCGCCACGGCGGGCGGAGCCACGACGGGTGCCCCGGCGAAGGCCGACACCCGCCAGGAGGGCGAGGCGCTGGGGAAGCCCGAGGCGGTCGGCGGGCACGAGCGCACGGCCGCCGCGACCGCCCCGAGACCCACGCAGGCCGCCGAATCCGTACGGCCCCACGCGGAGTCCGCCGCGCAGCCCGCCGGGACCGCGCGGCCCCGCGCACGGTCCGGTGCCGTCGGCGTGACGTCCCTGCAGTCCACCGCGACCCGCACCGCGTCCCGGCCCGCGCCGGACACCGCCCCAGCGCCGGAGGCGTCGTCGGGCAGCGCCCTCGCGCGTCCCACCCCGGCGGAAGTGGCCCGCGTACAGCAGCCGCCCTCGGCGGGTCCGTCCCGGACGAGTGCCGCCGCGCTGACGCCCGCCGCGCGGCCCACGCGCCCCGCCGGGCACTTCACCGTGCCCACCGCCGTGGCGGTCGCACCGGCCACGCCCGTGCGGCGCCCCTCCGTCGAGGGCGGTTTCGACTTCTTCGGTACGCAGAAGGGCGCGGAAGCGCTGGAGGCCGTGCAGAACGAGGACCTCGCCGACGTGGTCGGCCAGGAGGCCCTCGCGCTCCACAAGGCCGAGGCCGAGTCCGGTTTCAAGCCCGTGGGCGAGGAGTCGCGCGGTGTCGGCCAGGTCATCGACCTGACCGCGCACGACGAGACGGAGCAGATCGACCTGACGGAACTGCGGAGCGCGGTCTCCTAGGCCGGAACCGAGCACACCGGTGAGGGCAGTGGCGATCGGCCACTGCCCTCACGCATGTCCGCGCTCTCCATGTCCGGCTCTCGGCGTCCCGCCCTCAGGCCATCCAGCGGTCGGGCCGGGCCTCGCGGCGGCCGGTGAGCGAACGGTCCGCCTGCGCGTACAGCAGCTCCGCCGCCTCCGAGGCGTCCCGCAGCCGGGCCGTCACCGTCTTGTTGGCCCCGGTGTCCACCCGGACGTCGGCGAGCCCCTGGTGGCGCTGCCACGGCCCCTGCTCCAGGCGCACGCTCTGCACCTTGGCGTGCGGTACGAGCGCGATGCTGCGGCGCAGCAGCCCGTGCCGGGCCACGAAGACGGTGTCGGTCACCGCGATCCCGTAACCCCGCCACCAGAACGGCACGCACCGGCCCGCCCGGCGCGGTGGCCGTTCGAGGGTGCCCGGCACGGTCACGCCGGGCAGCACGCGCGCGATGACCGACTCGGCGACCTCGCGCGGGGCGACCGGTACGAGCACGGAGTTGGACGAGCCCGCCACGTCCAGCTCGATCCGGACCCAGCCGCGGCGCCGCCACAGGAGCGGCTCGACGATGTGGATGGTCTGGACGCGCCCGGGCGGCACGGTCTCGTGCGTACGGTCGAGCAGCCCGTGGTCGATGCGGAGCCCGTCCGGGGACTCGCCCACGGTCCAGTCGTACTCGCCGACGAACCGTCCCACGCTGCTCGCGCCCGCCGCGCCGAGCAGCGGCAGCGCCGTCGCGAGCACCGTCCACACGCTGTGGGTGGCGAACCACAGCAGCGGCGGTACGACGAGCGCGGCGGCCAGCGTCCCCCAGGTGGCGCCGGTCAGGACGAGGGACACGGCGAGGACCCGGGCCGGTACGTGCAGCAGCTGCCGTACCGGTGCCTCGCCCACCTCGTGCGCCGTCTCGGGCGCGAAACCGGCGGCCCGGGCGAGCAGTTCGGCCCGCAGTATCCGGGCCTCCTCCTGGCCCAGATAGGCCAGCTCGTCCTTCTTGTCGGTCCCGACGACGTCGAGTTTGAGCTTGGCGACGCCGGCCACGCGGGCCAGCAGCGGCTGGGTGACGTCGACGGCCTGGATCCGTTCGAGCCGGATGTGCGCGGTACGCCGGAACACCAGGCCCGTACGGATGCGCAGTTCGGTGTCGGTCACCGAGAAGTGCGTGAACCACCAGCTCAGGAACCCGTAGAGGGCGGCTCCCAGGACGGCCGCGGCGAGCGTGGCCAGCAGCACGGTCGTCGTGAGCCGCATCAGCTGCCGCTGGGCCTGGTCGGGATCGTGCACGGCCCACCCGGCGAGCACGGCGACCGGCGCCCACGCGCGCCGCAGCGGAGTCACGGGATGCAGCCGCCGCTCACGCGGCAGGGATTCCGCTACCGGTACCGGCCCGGTCCTGGCCTGTATGTCATTTGCATCCTGTACGTCCCTGGGGGTGTCCGGTGGCGTCGTCACAGCCCCGCCGATCGGGCCTCGCCCAGCTCGGTGAGCCGGTCGCGCAATCGTTCCGCCTCCGCCGGTACGAGCCCCGGGATACGGGCGTCCGTAGCCGCGGCGGCCGTGTGCAGCTGCACGCTCGCCAGCCCGAAGTGCCGCTCCACAGGACCGGAGGTGACCTCGACCAGCTGCATGCGCCCGTACGGCACGACGGTCTCCTCGCGCCACAGGACACCCCGGCTGATCAGCAGGTCGTCCGAGCGCTCGGCATAGCGCCAGGAACGCCAGTTGCGGCCCAGCATCGGCCAGCCCCACAGCAGCACCGCCAGGGGCAGCAGGGCGAACGCCGCCCAGCCGGGCCCGGCGAACAGACCGAGCAGCAGGCCCGTGGCGACGGTCAGCAGCCCCAGCCACACCACCAGCAACAGCCTTCGCATTCTGAGCAGCCCGGGCGGCAGCGCGATCCACACGGGCTCGTCCGTCGTGCGCCCCGCTGCGTGCCCGGACGCGTGCCCGGCCGCCTGCCCCGCTGTCTGCCCCGCGTTTTCCGAGGTCCCCGTCTCCATATCGCAAGCGTACGTACGACACACTGTCCGCATGACTCCTACGACGGAGACCATGGTCGGTATCGGCGGCGCCGCGGAGAGCACCGACATGGTGCTCAACATCGGGCCCCAGCATCCGTCCACCCATGGCGTACTGCGTCTGAAGCTCGTCCTCGACGGTGAACGGATCCAGCACGCGGAGCCGGTGATCGGCTACATGCACCGCGGTGCCGAGAAGCTCTTCGAGGCGCGCGACTACCGGCAGATCATCATGCTGGCCAACCGCCACGACTGGCTCTCCGCGTTCTCGAACGAGCTGGGCGTGGTCCTCGGTGTGGAGCGGATGCTCGGCATGGAGGTGCCCCCGCGCGCGGTGTGGACACGCACGCTGCTCGCCGAGCTGAACCGGGTCCTGAACCACCTGATGTTCCTCGGTTCGTACCCCCTGGAACTGGGCGGGATCACCCCGATCTTCTACGCGTTCACCGAGCGCGAGGAGCTCCAGCACGTCATGGAGGAGGTCTCCGGCGGGCGCATGCACTACATGTTCAACCGGGTGGGAGGCCTCAAGGAGGACCTGCCGGCCGGATGGGCAGGCCGCGCGCGTGAGGCGATTTCCGGGGTGCGCTCCCGGATGGACCGGTTCGACGGCCTGGTGCTCGGCAACGAGATCTTCCGGGGGCGTACGCGCGGTGTCGGAGTGCTCTCCCCCGAGGCCGTGCACGCCTACGGAGTGAGCGGGCCGATCGCGCGCGCCTCCGGCGTCGACTTCGACCTGCGCCGCGACGAGCCCTACCTCGCGTACGGCGAACTCCAGGACACCCTGAAGGTCGTCACGCGCCAGGAGGGCGACTGCCTGGCCCGCTTCGAATGCCTCCTGGAGCAGACCCACAACGCCCTCGACCTCGCGGACGCCTGTCTCGACCGGCTCGCGGAGCTGCCTCCCGGCCCGATCAACCAGCGGCTCCCCAAGGTCCTGAAGGCCCCCGAGGGACACACGTACGCCTGGACCGAGAACCCCCTCGGCATCAACGGGTACTACCTCGTCAGCAAGGGCGAGAAGACCCCGTACCGGCTGAAGCTGCGCTCGGCCTCGTACAACAACATCCAGGCGCTCGCCGAACTGCTGCCGGGCACGCTGGTCGCGGACATGGTGGCGATCCTGGGGTCGCTGTTCTTCGTGGTGGGGGACATCGACAAGTAGGGCTCGTCGAGTGCGAGTGGGGCTCGTCGACGGCACGTAGGGCCCGTCGGCGAGTGGGGCGCTACGTAGAGGGCTGTTTCGTTTCGGGCGGTGGGTTCGGCAGCGGGTTCGGTGGCGGGTCGCTCAGTGGGTCCGGGATCCCGACCGGCTGCAGCAGCCAGGTGAAGTCGCCCAGGCCGCCCCGGGCGGTCAGTTCGGCGGCCTCGCCCGCGCCCGCCAGGGCCCGTACGTAGGCCGCGGGGTCCGTGGAGGCCAGGGCGAGGGACGGCCGCTCCCCGTTCACGCCCAGCGTCTTCAGAGCGTCCCGCTGGCTCAGCAGCCGGCCGCCGGGCAGGGCGCACGCGTCCAGCGCGACATGGGCGGTGATGTCGCAGGAGCCGTCCGGCACGGGTGCCGTCTCCCGGCCCTCCCTGAAGCCCGTCAGCGTGCCGACCGGCGGCCGTGCTCCCGCGCTGTGCCCGTAGTCGACGGCGACGGCGAGACCCCGGCCGAGAGCGGCCACGGCGGACGCCCAGGCGGCGTCCCTGGGGTGACCGATCTCGGCGCGCAGACCTTCGGCCGGGGGCGGGCCGTCGGCGGGGAGCCGGCCGTCGGGCGTTGCCGTGAGCGGCCACCACCTCTCCAGCCACCGCGCGTCCGCCCCGGCCACCGGCTCCCCGAGGGACTCCGTCCCGTCCGCGTCCACGAGAACGAGGCGGGGCACGCCGCGCGGGTCCACCTCGGCCACGTCCACCGGCACGTTGTCGAGCCACTCGTTGGCGAACAGGAGGCCCGAGACTCCCGGCGGAGGCTCCGGGAGCCACTCGATACGGTGATCGAGTCCGGCGGGGCGGGCGGCGCGTTCGACCGCGTACCCGCGCGCGCGGGAGGCCACTTCGGCGGGGAGCGCCTTCAGGACGGCGCTCACCAGTTCGCCGCGGCCCGCGCCCATGTCGACGAAGGCGAGTTCGGCGGGGTGGGCGAGCGCCTCGTCGACGAGCCGGAGCAGCCGGGCCACGGCCGCCGCGAACAGCGGTGACGCATGCACCGAGGTGCGGAAATGGCCCGCGGGACCCACGGCCCCGCGATAGAAACCGGAGGGCCCGTACAGCGCTTCCTCGGTCGCGGGGCGCCACCCGCGTGCCCTGCCCGCCGTCTCATGCTCCACTGCGCCCACCACTGTTCTCCGTCGCTGCCACAGCGCCAGGCTAAACGCCACATTCACGGCGGCCTCCACCTTGGGGAGTACAAGCGGCGGTTACGGATCGACCCTCCGGTTGACCCCTGCACACTGCACGCTTCCCTACGCTGGGTTACGTGCAGCGCCTCTATGACTTTCTCCGCAGGCACCCGACATGGGTCGACGGCTTCTGGGCCGTCGTCGTGTTCGGGATCTCGGTCGCGAGCGGAACGGCCGGTCAGGAGAATTCCGATTCCGGGACCGACCATCTGGCCGTCACCGTCCCGATCACCCTGCTGCTCTGCCTGGTGATCGCGTTGCGCAGGCGACTGCCCGAGTCGATGCTGATCCTCGCCGTCTCCATGGGCGCGGCGCAGCTGGTGCTGGACATGCCGTTGGTGCCCGCCGACTTCGCGCTGCTGGTGATCACGTACACGGTCGCCTCGAACGGCACCCGCTGGGCGTCCCGGCTCGCTCTCACGGCGGGGCTGCTCGCGGCCCCGCTGGCGCAGCTGCGCTGGCCGGAGGAGCACCAGAGCGCCGCCGGCCAGGCGGCGATAGTGGTCTTCCAGACGGTGCCCTTCGCCCTGGCCTGGGTCCTCGGCGACTCCCTGCGGACCCGCCGCGCCTACTTCGCGCAGCTGGAGGAGCGGGCCGCCCGGCTGGAGAGGGAGCGCGAGGCGCAGGCCAAGGTCGCGGTCGCCGCCGAGCGCGCCCGGATCGCCCGCGAGCTGCACGACGTCGTCGCGCACAACGTCTCGGTGATGGTGGTCCAGGCCGACGGCGCCGCGTACGTTCTCGACTCCGCGCCCGACCAGGCCAAGAAGGCCCTGGAGATCATCTCCGGGACGGGGCGGCAGGCCCTCGCCGAGATGCGCCGGCTCCTCGGCGTGCTGCGCACCGGCGAGCACCAGGAGTCCGGCGAGTACGTGCCGCAGCCCGACGTGGAGCAGCTCGACGAACTGATCGAGCAGTGCCGGACCTCCGGCCTGCCCGTCGACTTCAAGATCGAGGGCACCCCGCGTCCACTGCCCAGCGGCGTCGAGCTGACCGCGTACCGCATCGTGCAGGAGGCGCTCACCAACACGCGGAAGCACGGGGGGCCGAACACCGGAGCGAGCGTGCGCCTGGTCTACTTCGACGACGGCCTCGGCCTGCTGGTCGAGGACGACGGCAAGGGCGCCCCGCACGAGCTGTACGAGGAAGGCGGGGTGGACGGCCAGGGCCACGGCCTGATCGGTATGCGCGAGCGCATCGGCATGGTCGGCGGAACCCTGGACGCCGGACCGCGTCCGGGCGGAGGCTTCCGCATCAGCGCCCTGCTTCCGCTCAAGCCCGCTCACTGACACGTGCACGCATTCGACAACGCGTGCACGTATTCGAACCGACCGGAGGACCTCCCCATGCCGATCCGCGTGATGCTCGTCGACGACCAGGCGCTGCTGCGCACCGGGTTCCGGATGGTGCTGGACGCCCAGCCGGACATGGAGGTCGTGGCGGAGGCGGGCGACGGTGTGGAGGCCCTGCAGGCGCTGCGCGGGAGGGATGTCGACGTGGTCCTGATGGACGTGCGCATGCCGAAGCTGGACGGCGTGGAGACGACCCGCCGCATCTGCTCGGACCCGAACCCGCCGAAGGTGCTGATCCTGACCACCTTCGACCTCGACGAGTACGCCTTCTCGGGGCTCAAGGCGGGCGCGTCCGGCTTCATGCTCAAGGACGTGCCGCCCGGTGAACTCCTCACCGCGATCCGCTCCGTGCACAGCGGCGACGCGGTGGTCGCGCCCTCGACGACCCGGCGTCTGCTGGACCGCTTCGCGCCGCTGCTGCCGAGCGCCGGCAAGGAGCCCCAGCACAAGGAGCTGGAGCGGCTCACCGGCCGGGAGCGCGAGGTCATGATCCTGGTCGCGCAGGGGCTGTCGAACGGCGAGATCGCGGCCCGGCTCGTCCTCTCCGAGGCGACGGTCAAGACCCACGTGGGCCGCATCCTCACCAAGCTGGGCCTGCGCGACCGGGTGCAGGTCGTCGTCCTCGCGTACGAGACGGGTCTTGTACGGGCCGGTGGGCAGGGCTGACGGCCTGACGTCGTGTCTGGCTCGTTGCGCAGTTCCCCGCGCCCCCTGGGTGGGTGGGCGGGGGCCGGGAAGGGTGTGTGCGACCGGCCCTCGCCGGCCCGCAGCCGACGACTGGGCCCAGGTGTACCTGCCCGGATGTCGGGCCGCGCAGACGCGCGGAGCGCTCAGCGGAGGATCCCCTCCAGGAAGTCGCTGCCCAGCCGGGCCACCATCGTGACGTCCAGCTGATGCAGCACGTACCGGCCGCGGCGCCGCGTGGTGAGCAGCCCCGCTTTCTTCAGCACGCTCAGATGCCGGGATATCTCGGGAGCCGTCATCCCGTGCGTCTGCGCCAGCTCGCTCGTGGTGAACGCGCTGCGGGCCAGGCTCCGGCACAGCCGCATCCGCATCGGATGGGACAGCGCGGTCATCCGCAGGGTCAGTTGCTCGACCGAGGTCGGGACCGTCAGCTCCGGGGAGCCCACCGGGTAGTGGATCACCGGCTGCCACCCGTACCGGTGCAGCACCATGAGATGCGGCCAGCCCAGGCTCGTCGGCACCAGCAGGAGACTGCCGGCCCGGATCGACGTGTGGCCGTGGCCCAGTTTGTCGACGACGATCCGGCCGGCCGCCTCGTCGAGCGCCACCGCGGGCGACACCGACGCCAGCGCCTCGGCCAGGCCGTGACGACCGAGCAGGTCCGTCTTGCGGCGGGCGTCCGCCGCGAGCTGGTGGCGCAGCCGGGACCAGGTGTCGGCGAAGAAGGCCTCGTCGCAGTCCTCCAGGAACTGCCGGAGCCAGGCCCGGATCCGTGGCGGGTCGGCCAGCAGCCGCTCGGTGAACTCCGCGGGGCGGGGTCCGCGCGCGGCGGCCAGCTCAAGGGCCCGTCGGCGGGACGCGGCGTCGGCCAGGGCGCCGGCGCCCCGCACGTCGTACGGAAGCGCGCAGGTGAACTCCAGCGCCGCGTCGACGAACTGCTCGTCCGTCAGCTTGTCGACCAGGTCCAGCTCCTCGGCGAGCGTGGCGCCCGGGAGCGTGGTGCAGCCCGCTCCCGCGTACGGCAGGAACAGGTCCGAGAACGTCGTCCGCCACAGGAAGTCGGCCTCGCACATCCGGTCGGCCAGATGCGGGTCGAGCCGGGCGGTCACCCCGGTCGCCCAGCCCTGGAGACCGGGGTGGTGGCCCGGCTCGGCCAGCGCGTGCAGTGCCATGCACAACTCGGCCAGGGGCGAGGGCACGACGGCCACCCGCTCCCTGCGCAGCCCGGAGATGTCGATGGTCACGCTCATGACCTCATGGTGCACCCCGCCACTGACAACGCGGTCGCCGATTGACGAGCGCCGTCAATCGACGGGACGGCGACGACGGGCCCGGCGCAAGCTGTGTCCACCGGGGCACCGCGGGGCCCACGGAGAACGCCCGGAACCGGACCGAACCCGGCTCCGACGCCGGAGCCGATGGCGTGACCGACGCCGGTTCCGATGTCGGAGCCGACGTCGGAACCGGTCCGGGCGGACGTCCGTACCCGTCCCGAGAAGGCGATCCGCCATGAGCATCACCCAGCAGTACCTACTGGACACCTACCGCGCCCAGCAGCACGGGGACCCGACCCCGCCCGCCCCCGGCGCCCACGACTGGCAGGTCATGCGCGAACTGCCCGACCACCGGAGGTTCCGCGCGGCCCTGACCGGCCGCCCGGTCCGAGGGCGGGTACGCGCGGCCCTGACCCGACTGCTCGGCCGCACCCGCCCGCGCAGTCCGAGCGGCCGAAGCGGCCGAAGCGGCGCGCGCAGCATGGTCAGCGGGGAACGCGTGCCGCGAACTCCGTGACGGCGGCCCGTACGTCGTCCGCGGTCCACTCCAGGCCCGGCGCGCCCACCGTGACCTCGGTGAACGCAAGGCCTGGCCCGCGCGGGTCCCAGCGCTGCGGGAAGAGGGACACCCCCGTCTCCTCCGCCTGCAGCGTCCCCGCCTCGGTCAGGGCCTCGGCCTCGTACGGCAGCCACACCTGGAACTGGTGCGTGTGCGGCTCCTCGGGGTGGACCCGCGCCCAG is a genomic window of Streptomyces sp. NBC_00414 containing:
- a CDS encoding phosphatidylglycerol lysyltransferase domain-containing protein translates to MSVRIDGEKSGEVPERTGRLRGVLRGPRGEAVPALVARACTLVGVLDIAAGVFPRFRHSRMHTLAEVLPGALGPFAAALSLSAGVLLLLLAHGLRRRKRRAWRAAVVLLPAGALAQFTYRHSLIGVLVSLALLAPLLRHRGEFTALPDPRSRWRALANFVLMGAGSLALGLVIVSVHPHRMVGDPSLADRIEHVLYGLFGLEGPLDYTGTTSWTVAFSLGALGLLTAVTTIYLAFRPEHPAARLTEDDETRLRALLDKHGGRDSLGHFALRRDKAVVFSPSGKAAVTYRVVSGVMLASGDPIGDVEAWPGAIERFMDEARAHSWTPAVMGCSETGGEVWTRETGLDALELGDEAVVDVADFSLAGRAMRNVRQMVKRIERAGYETRVRRIRDLGEGELDRIRRAAEDWRGTDTERGFSMALGRVGDPADGDCLIATAHRVEGPARRGSARTSGPGGAADGTTAGAGRTTGDGWTSAGPGPYGDLKAVLHFVPWGVDGVSLDLMRRDRSADPGMNELLIVAALQAAPRLGVTRVSLNFAMFRAALARGEKIGAGPVLRVWRGLLVFLSRWFQIESLYKFNAKFRPRWEPRFVVYRTSRDLPRIGLAALQAEGFLSLALPHVLRRHPKAPRPCAHALAERDVRAA
- a CDS encoding alpha/beta hydrolase: MGLTSNKVLALVVLVAVLLFVGTVWFWPLLARRGWRAVSGRIALLTATQVAVFVSVGLGANQAFGFYASWADLFGRESGQGVVVDHDPGDAAGPLEVVGTRQVNVSGGARPQIGGQLQKVDLVGRRTHIASPAYVYLPPEYFQPQYRTRTFPAAVVLTGYPGTAEALIKGLHYPQTAHALAKDGRMQPMILVMMRPTVAPPRDTECVDVPGGPRTESFFAEDVPDAVSHHYRVGAKPGSWGIVGDSTGGYCALKLAIHHPRTYAAGAGLSPYYRPPTDPTTGDLFHGDEELRDSADLMWFLKHRPAPNTSLLVSSSRQGESNYQETLRFIDLVGAKKPTRISSIILDSGGHNFNTWRREIPATLQWLSGRLSDR
- a CDS encoding PH domain-containing protein; translation: MQARTGPVPVAESLPRERRLHPVTPLRRAWAPVAVLAGWAVHDPDQAQRQLMRLTTTVLLATLAAAVLGAALYGFLSWWFTHFSVTDTELRIRTGLVFRRTAHIRLERIQAVDVTQPLLARVAGVAKLKLDVVGTDKKDELAYLGQEEARILRAELLARAAGFAPETAHEVGEAPVRQLLHVPARVLAVSLVLTGATWGTLAAALVVPPLLWFATHSVWTVLATALPLLGAAGASSVGRFVGEYDWTVGESPDGLRIDHGLLDRTHETVPPGRVQTIHIVEPLLWRRRGWVRIELDVAGSSNSVLVPVAPREVAESVIARVLPGVTVPGTLERPPRRAGRCVPFWWRGYGIAVTDTVFVARHGLLRRSIALVPHAKVQSVRLEQGPWQRHQGLADVRVDTGANKTVTARLRDASEAAELLYAQADRSLTGRREARPDRWMA
- a CDS encoding PH domain-containing protein yields the protein METGTSENAGQTAGQAAGHASGHAAGRTTDEPVWIALPPGLLRMRRLLLVVWLGLLTVATGLLLGLFAGPGWAAFALLPLAVLLWGWPMLGRNWRSWRYAERSDDLLISRGVLWREETVVPYGRMQLVEVTSGPVERHFGLASVQLHTAAAATDARIPGLVPAEAERLRDRLTELGEARSAGL
- a CDS encoding NADH-quinone oxidoreductase subunit D, which translates into the protein MTPTTETMVGIGGAAESTDMVLNIGPQHPSTHGVLRLKLVLDGERIQHAEPVIGYMHRGAEKLFEARDYRQIIMLANRHDWLSAFSNELGVVLGVERMLGMEVPPRAVWTRTLLAELNRVLNHLMFLGSYPLELGGITPIFYAFTEREELQHVMEEVSGGRMHYMFNRVGGLKEDLPAGWAGRAREAISGVRSRMDRFDGLVLGNEIFRGRTRGVGVLSPEAVHAYGVSGPIARASGVDFDLRRDEPYLAYGELQDTLKVVTRQEGDCLARFECLLEQTHNALDLADACLDRLAELPPGPINQRLPKVLKAPEGHTYAWTENPLGINGYYLVSKGEKTPYRLKLRSASYNNIQALAELLPGTLVADMVAILGSLFFVVGDIDK